The genomic segment AGAGGCGTCCCGATCCTCCTCGTCGAGCAAAACGCCCACCTGGCGCTCGAGGTCGCGCACTGGGGATACGTCCTCGAGACCGGGCGGATCGTCAAGGAAGGCCCGGCCGACCGCCTGCGGGGAGACGAGGCGGTGCGGCGCGCGTACTTGGGCTGACGCCCGGCCGAGGGCTACTTCTTCTTGAACTGGCTCAGGATCTGGTCCGCCTGCTGCTGCGCGACCTGAAGCGCCTGATCGGGCGTCTTCGAGCGGGTCAGCGCCGCCTGCAGATTGTCCGAGAGAATCTTCTGGACCTCGCCACCGTTGTGCGTGGAAAGCTCGGCCTGCGCGTACTGCAGCTGGTCCCGAGCGGTGAGGGCCGCCGGGAACTTCGCGGTGTACTCCTGGAAGAGTCGAATATTGAACGCGGACTTGCGGACCGCGACGTAGCCGCTGGCCTCGCTCCACCGCGCCGCCTGTTGCGGGGCGGTCATCCATTGAACGAACTCCCACGAGGCTTTCTGCCGCTCGGGGGGGATATTCTTGAAGATGTAGAGGTTGCCGCCCCCGGTGGGGGTCCCGTATTGCTTGTCCGCCGGCATGAACGCGGTCCCGAATGGAAACTGAGCGTTGCTCTGCACAAACGTCAGGCTGCCGGTCGAATGATAGACCATCGCAAACTTCCCCGCGACGAACTCGGTGGGCAGCGTTCCCCAGTCCGTGACGTTTGGCGGCTCCACCTTCATGTCTTGCAGCGCAAACCAGAAGCCAAGCGCGCGCTTCGCCTGGGGGGTATTGTAGTAGACTTCCGTCCCCTCCTGGTTCGCCAGCTTGCCTCCTGCCTCCGCGACGAATCCCTGAAAGAGCCAGTAGGTAAACCCCGTGGTCGGGATCCCGACACCCCATCGGGACACGTTGCCCGAGGCATCGCGGACGGTCAGCTTCTGCGCGTACTGCTCGAGTTCCGTCCAATTCTTCGGCGGCTTTGCGGGATCGAGTCCGGCTTTTTGAAACGCGTCTTTATTGTAGTAGAGCACGATCGTGCTGCGCTGAAACGGGATCGCGTAAATCGTCTTACCGATCCGCGAGTTGAGCCAGAACGCTTCGAAGAAGTCCTGCCGGAAACGGTCGCCCCCCGCCTGCTCGATGAACGCGTCCATGGGGATGATGGCGTTCATGTCCAGCAGCGTGAACAGGTCCGTCGACAGCAGCACCGCCACGTCCGGCGGGCTTCCGCCTTGGACGGACGTCTGCGTCTTCGCCATCGTTTCGAAGTACCCGCCCGCGAACACCGGGGTCACGTGGATCCCTGGCTGGAGGCGGTTGAAGTCGGCCACCATGCCGTCCATCACCTTGGCCAGGGGGCCGGAGACGCTGACGGGATAGAAGAACTTCAGATCGAGCGCCGCCCCGGCCGGGCCGGCTGGGGCGAACGGGACGAACACGGCGAACGCGAGGACCAAGACTGCCAGACGTTTCACCATTCTACTGCCCTCCCTCACGAGGCTCTCCCGAGCAACATACCGGGGCCAGAACACCCGATCCTGCCGGGTCCAGGTGAATTCCACATGAACTCACCCGTGCAGCCGGGCCCGCGTCGCTCCCACAAAACCCGCGAACCGCGCCCGCCGGAACGCATGGAGGGGCAGGGACGGCGTCCCCTTTGTGATCAATTCGCAGATGAGCTGCCCCGTAATGGGCCCCAGGCAGAACCCGTGACCTGAAAAGCCCGCGGCGACGATGAGTCCCTCCACTTCTGGCGCCCGCTCGATCACCGGGAGTGCGTCGGGGGTGACGTCGATCAACCCTCCCCAGACGCGGGCGATCTTCGCCCCTGAGAGCGCCGGCAGCACGGCCGCGCCGCGGTCGAGCGCGACCCGAACCGCCCACGCCGGCGGCTGGACGTCCTCCGGACCGAGCGGCCCGTCGGGCCAGCCCCATGGGAAGGAATCACCCGTCATCCGCACCCGGCCTCCAACCTCCTGACGGCCGGCGAAGTCCCCGTTCGCCACGCCGATGACCTGCCGGATCAGCGGGGGGAGCGGGATCGTCTGCACCACCGCAACATGTTCTACCTTATATGGAAGATCCAGTCCCGCCAGTCTGCAGAGGCGATCCGTGTACACACCCGCAGCCAGCACGACGACGTCGGCCCCCATAGGGCCGCCCGCCGTCTGCACGCCCGTGACCCGGCTTCCCACCATAGTGAGGGCGGTCACCTCGGTTCCGGTCCGAACGACGGCACCGCAACGCCGGGCCGCCTCCGCGAACGCGCGGACGGTCGCGGTGGGATTGGCGTGGCCATCGGTCGGGCAGTACGAGGCGGCAAGCACGGCGTCCGAGATCGCGGGCGCGACCGCGCGGACGGACGCGGGATCAGGGAGGAACTCAAGGTCGAGACCGAGGTGCCGCTGCTCCTCCACGAGCCCGGCAATGATCGGGACCTCCTCGGGGGTACGGGCGAGACGGAGGTTCCCCTCTTGCCGGTACTCGATATCCGCCTCGAGCTCCTCGCCGAGGGTCACCCACCGCCGCACGGCGGCCTGCGCAAGCGGAAGCTCCGATGGATGGCGGCCCGACTGGCGAACGCCCGCGAGCGTCCAGCCTGAGGCCATGCTGGCCAAATCCGCCTGCTCGACCAGCGTCACGGAGACGCCGGCGCGGGCCAGCTCATATGCGGCGGCCGTCCCGCTGATCCCTCCGCCAACGACGACGACCTCGCTCGCGTTGTCCATCTGAGGCACTCCCTTTAGGCTCGGGCTCCGGCCTTTCCTCTGCTCATGCGCTCCGGAGGAGGCGAACTTCGGGTTCGCGTCTAATTCGCCCATGATCCTATCCGGGAACCGAGTTCGGAGGAGGCCCGATCGTGAGTGCACGTAACGTGACGAAAAAGATCACCCGGCGCCGGTTCCTCTCAACGGCGCTGGCCGCAGGCATCGGTGAATCTGTCCTGGCTCGGACCTCTCGCGCCGCTGCGGCCGACAACATCCTCCACTTCGGCCAGTCGGAGGCGGACCTCGGGACCGCGGATCCGCACTACGCTGCGGGAACGCAGGATCGAGCGCTGGTGGATATGATCTTCAACGGCCTGTTGCGCTTCAAGCCCGGCGACGGCTCGGCGTTCGAGCCGGATCTCGCCGCCGCCTTTCCAAAGCCCACCGTCGTCGCCGGCAAGCAGGTCTGGACGTTCAAACTTCGGAAGGGCGTGATGTGGCATCCGAGCGACAAGGTCCC from the bacterium genome contains:
- a CDS encoding ABC transporter ATP-binding protein, translating into RGVPILLVEQNAHLALEVAHWGYVLETGRIVKEGPADRLRGDEAVRRAYLG
- a CDS encoding FAD-binding oxidoreductase, whose product is MDNASEVVVVGGGISGTAAAYELARAGVSVTLVEQADLASMASGWTLAGVRQSGRHPSELPLAQAAVRRWVTLGEELEADIEYRQEGNLRLARTPEEVPIIAGLVEEQRHLGLDLEFLPDPASVRAVAPAISDAVLAASYCPTDGHANPTATVRAFAEAARRCGAVVRTGTEVTALTMVGSRVTGVQTAGGPMGADVVVLAAGVYTDRLCRLAGLDLPYKVEHVAVVQTIPLPPLIRQVIGVANGDFAGRQEVGGRVRMTGDSFPWGWPDGPLGPEDVQPPAWAVRVALDRGAAVLPALSGAKIARVWGGLIDVTPDALPVIERAPEVEGLIVAAGFSGHGFCLGPITGQLICELITKGTPSLPLHAFRRARFAGFVGATRARLHG
- a CDS encoding ABC transporter substrate-binding protein, which codes for MVKRLAVLVLAFAVFVPFAPAGPAGAALDLKFFYPVSVSGPLAKVMDGMVADFNRLQPGIHVTPVFAGGYFETMAKTQTSVQGGSPPDVAVLLSTDLFTLLDMNAIIPMDAFIEQAGGDRFRQDFFEAFWLNSRIGKTIYAIPFQRSTIVLYYNKDAFQKAGLDPAKPPKNWTELEQYAQKLTVRDASGNVSRWGVGIPTTGFTYWLFQGFVAEAGGKLANQEGTEVYYNTPQAKRALGFWFALQDMKVEPPNVTDWGTLPTEFVAGKFAMVYHSTGSLTFVQSNAQFPFGTAFMPADKQYGTPTGGGNLYIFKNIPPERQKASWEFVQWMTAPQQAARWSEASGYVAVRKSAFNIRLFQEYTAKFPAALTARDQLQYAQAELSTHNGGEVQKILSDNLQAALTRSKTPDQALQVAQQQADQILSQFKKK